The Chryseobacterium indologenes genomic sequence CAGCAATATGTTCAGACGGTGTTTTTGTGTTTTTTTTAATCTGATAATCTTTGTAAATCTTCGTCTTTTCATCCCAGAAGTATTTGTTGATCATCTGTCTGCGTCTTGCTGCTCTTTCAGTAAAATAATCCCCTTTCTCACTCAGCCCCTGAAGCAATGAAGATTTTGCCAAAGTCATTTCCAGATGCCATAAAAGGCAATTCAGGTCAACTTGGGCAAGATTCAATGTTTCAATGGTCTGTATATGTTCTCCGTCTGCAAACCATCTGCTGGAAAAATCCCAGCCGGATTCGCAGGCACTTCTTATATTTCTGTAAAACTCTTCTCCTGAAGCACTTTCTTGATCTTCAATATCGATCAGATAACTTTCAGGACGCGGTGCATTTTCTTCATCATAGTAACGGTTCAAAATATCACCATCAGTGGTTCGGACTACTCTTTTGACTTCAGAGCCTGCTTCCATCCCTTCTTCCCCATTCATCCAGAAAGCATACTCTTTTTCTAAAGTAGCATGATATTGTATATAGATATTTTCTTCTTTTGTGGTTTCAAAAAGGAGATCCAGCATCAATGAAAAATACGGAGGCTGTGATCTGCTTAAAAAATGGGTCCTGCTGGCATTCGGAACAAATCCTACGTGTTGGATAAGGTAGGAACAATTTTCCACAATATTTTCCATCATTTCCACTCTTCCGGAAACCTGTAATCCCAGCATGATAAAATAACTGTCCCAGTAGAAAAATTCATTAAAACGTCCTCCCGGAACAATATAAGGCTTGGGTAATTTTAAAAGTGTTCCTTTTTCCTCGTAGGCGGTGCGGGTCAGCTCATCCCAAAGTTTTTCAATATGTTCTTTAATAGGAAGATGATCTTCTCTCTGAATTGAAACTCTTGCTCCCAAAAAATCAAAATGAGCCATCACAAAAGCCTTCAGATCAAAACCTGCATTACTTTTTTCTTGTGCATATTTTGCATTAATTTCCGCGATTGGAAATAAAGGAACAGCATCGGTCATCATTTTTTGATCTTCAAAGATTTTTGCTCTCTGAACATCATCGAAAAGAGTCTGAATTTCTTTTAAATAAAGCTGGTTGTTCATTTTTATTTGTTTGGATTTATTTTTAATTTATTCATGAAAATAGCTGACGTGATCAACAACGAAAGCGGAATTAAGGAAAGATAAAAAGCCTGCTGTCCGCTGAATTCCTGAAACACAAACCCGGTAATAATAGAGCCTATCGTACCTCCGATCGCAGAGAAAACCACAATCAGTCCGGACATTGCACTGTGTAAATATTTCGGTATTGACGCCAGAATTACAGAATTAATACTCGGATAAATTGGTGCCAATAAACCACCCATCAAAGGGAAAAGATATACGACAAGAGGTGCATTGAGCCAACTTGTATTGGTATCGATATGAATATCATGGGTCAAAGGAAGGACTAATAACAAACTGACCCCAAAACCAATCACACAAAAGGAAACCACATAGATCCAGCTGAATTTCTTGGAAAAGAATCCTGATAGAAATCTTCCCAATGCAAAAGCTCCGGCCAAAACCGCTCCGGCCTGAATACTCATAGAAGTAGGTACTTTCAGAATCTCTTTATAAAAAGTAGGTGTCCAGGTCTGGAAACTCTGCTCTACCAATACGAAAAGAAATGCACAGAGTAAAAAACATAATACTTTTTTATAGCTGAATAGGCTTGCACTATTTCTCAAATCACCCAGTAAATCAGTTTTCTCACTTTTGGCTTCCCTTTCGTTCAGTTTTGAAAAGAACAGGAACAAAAAGGATAAGGCAGAAAGGATGCCCAATACCCAATATACGTTTAGCCATCGGGTAGATTGGGGATTATGGTCATCGATATATAAACTGAACAACACATTTCCTGCCAACACTCCAATCATGAAAAAACCTTCGAGAAATCCCATAAAGCTTGAATGCTCCTTATCTGTATTGGTTACTAAGCCAATTGAAGTAAAAACTGATATTTTAATTAAGGCAAAAGAAACCCCGACAATAGCAAATAATATTTTAAAAAACCAAAAAGCATTGGCAAAAGGCATTACAAAACACATGCAGCTCACGAGAAATAAAGCGATCAGCATAGAATTTTTGATTCCTATTTTAGGAAGAAATGAAGCCAGAATGAATGAGCAGATGGCAATGGGAAGATCTTTAAAGCCTTCCAGAACACTGGCTGATGATTTTGAAATTCCAAAGTTTTGCTGCACCTGCAAAATAACTGTTCCCACAGAATTCAGAAGAATTGCGAAAACAAAATAATTTAAAAATAGTACAGCTTTAATGTTGAAATTTTTCATCCGGATCATTTCTTGGTGGCTAAGATAGAAGCATTTCGGTTAACAATAATTTAACACAGTAAACCAATATTTGAACAATATTAATATAATTAGTATTTTTAGTGGATAAATATGATTAATTAAATGAAAGTTACTTTTGAAAGAGTAATTCCCAATGAGAAAAGTTCATTCTGTACTATTCACAACAACTCCCCTATTTCAGAATTCAAATGGGAATATCATTACCATCCCGAAATTGAGCTGGTATGTGTTATTTCAGGGAATGGAACACGACACGTGGGTTATCATAAAAGCAACTATACCAACGGGGATCTTGTTCTGATAGGCTCCAATATTCCTCATTCCGGATTTGGATTGAACTCTATTGACCCGCATGAAGAAATTGTTCTTCAGTTCAAGGAAGAAATTCTTCAGTTTCCCCAGCAGGAAACTGAAGCCAGATCTATTAAAAATTTACTGGAACTCTCAAAATATGGTATTCACTTCCATCAAAAAGTGAAAAAAGCCCTATTGCCCAAACTGAGGCTCATGCTGGAGTCAGGAGGCTATAAAAGGTATTTATTATTGCTGGAAATCCTTTTTGAACTGTCTACATGTGAGGACTACGATCTTTTAAACAAAGAAATTATGCCGTACACCATCATTTCTAGGAACAAGACCCGCCTTGAAAATATCTTCACCTATGTAGAGCATCATTATGATAAAGAAATCAATATTGAGGAAGTCGCTAAACTGGCCAATCTTACTTTACCTGCTTTCTGTAACTTTTTTAAAAAAGCTACTCAGATTACTTTTACAGAATTTGTAAATCGGTACCGGATTAATAAAGCGTGTCTGCTGATGGCGCAGGATAGATCTATTTCAGAATGCAGCTACCAGTGCGGGTTTAATAATGTAACGTATTTCAATAGAATGTTTAAAAAATATACCGGCAAAACACCTTCTGAGTTTATAAAGAATTACTCTCACAATAACGTGAATGTAGACTTGAAGGTTGAAAAAGAAGCTAAGGCTAACGTAAGTTTTTAAAGGGAACCTATGTTGGATGCTTCTGTCTTATAAAAAAAAGCTACTCCGAAAGAGCAGCTTTATATTATATTCATCGAAAAATGTAAAAAGCATTTTCAACTTTCCATTCTCCATTTTCAATTCAAAATTATTTCCACTTAATATTGCATCCCATGCTTGGTCTCTGAATTTCTTCCTGTGGTTCTCCCGCCAATAGATTTTCAAAAGCGATGATTAAGTCTTCCCCCGTTACATCTTTATTATTTCCTGGTCTTGAATCATCCATCTGACCTCTGTAAACAAGATCCAGTTTATCGTCAAAGAAATAAAAATCAGGAGTACATGCTGCATCATAGGCTTTTGCTACTGCCTGGCTTTCATCAAATAAGTAAGGGAAATCAAATTTCCTTTCGATCTGGAATTCTATCATTTTCTCCGGAGAGTCAGCTGGATATTTCTCGATATCATTTGCATTGATAGCAATGAATTCAATTCCTTTATCATTATAATCTTCATAGAGTTCATTGATCTTATCGATCACATGAAGCACAAACGGACAATGGTTACACATAAAGATAACCAGTGTTCCTTTTTCTCCTTTCAGCTCTTCCAGAGACTGAATTTCATTCGTTTCTGAGGGGTTCGGAAGCTCAAAAAAAGGTGCTTTTGTTCCTAATGCCAACATATTTGAGGGAGTATTCATATCCTTTTTCTTTAGTTCACAAAGATAAAGATTTCTTTGATTATACGATAAGGAAGATCAACATGAGAGGTTAAAGTCATAGAATCTGCAAAAAAGTTTTATGCCAATTATATTTATTGACCAAGGCTATTTACTGTATTAATTTTTACAATAACCTGAAGATTATAGTCTTGTATCGGCTTCTGTTACTAATTTCTTTAAGTTCAAACCATATGATATTCCCTGCTTTTTATCATTAAATCAAAATAGGGTTTGGAAGATATCTTAAAAAGTTTGTAGTTTTGCTAACACTGTTAGAAAAGAAATATCATGGGCCTACATGAACGTCGTCAAAGAGAAAAAGAATCCATCCGTGCAAATATTTTGCAGGCGGCTTTCACTTTGGCTAAAAATGAAGGCTGGGCTTCTCTTTCAATGCGTAAAATTGCAGATGCTATTGAATACAGTGCACCTGTAGTTTACGATTATTTTGAAAACAAGGAAGCTATTTTATTTGAAATCTCTCTGGACGGTTTCCATAATTTACACATTGAATTATTAAAAGCACAGAAAAAACATGACACTCCGGAAGAGCAGCTCGTTGCTATCGTTGATGCTTACTGGAACTTTGCTTTTAAAAATAAAGAATATTATCAGCTCATGTTTGGGCTGGGCATGCAATGTTGCGGAAAAGGACAGATGAAAAAGAATTTTCATCATTTCAGGAAATGATTTATGAATGTACGTATGAGATTATCAAAAAGAACGGATCAAATCCGGATAATGCCTGCCATATGTCACATGCGTTATTTTCGGCAGTTCATGGTATGATCTCTATTATGATGATGCGTAATGCAGACATTCCTTCTACAATGAACAAATCGGCTCTGGATGAAACTGTTTCATCTTTTATTAAGTCTTTGTAAAATTTTTTTGAACTAAAAATTAACACCGTTAGGAAATTTAACACCATATTAAGTTAACTATTTCATTTAAAAATTAATTAAAAGCAGAAAGTACAATGTAAACTTTTACCAATTCAAAAATCAAGGTAATCATTTACCTTAATAATTAACACTGTTAGTAAAAATAACACAGATACACCTCATCTTTTTATATATCAATCAACATTAAACAATTTTTCAATTATGGACATTATCGACTTGATCGGGCATTAAATAATCTGTCATTTTTTTTGAACAAAAAATTAACACTGTTAGGAAAAAATACAGCATTTATTAGCAAAAACATTACTTAAATCAACACTTCATTAAAAAAATTAAACCAAAATGAAAATACCTGGAAAAACAAGCTTTATTGTACTTATTTCAAGTATAATTCTTTTACAAAGCTGTACGAAGGCTGCAGAGGGATCGAACACTGCGCCGCCAGCTCCTGAACTTCCGGTTTATACCGTTATATCGTCTCCTGCCACAACCTACCAGGAATTTCCTACCGCTTTGGAAGGGAAAAACAATGTAGAGATCAGATCTCAGGTAGATGGATATCTGGATAGAATTTATGTAGAAGAAGGCGCTTATGTAAGAGCCGGACAACCATTATTTAAAATAGATTCAAGAAGCTACGGCGAACAGATGAATATGGCTCAGGCCAATTTACAGGCTGCTAACGCCAATATCGAAAAAGCAAGAGTAGAAGTTGACAGACTTCAGCCCTTGGTTGCCGCAAAAGTAGTTTCTGACGTTCAGCTGAAGACCGCAAAAGCCAATTATGCAGCAGCCGTAGCAGCCGCTTCACAAGCCAAAGCATCTGTAGGAAGTGCAAGAATCAATGTAGGTTTCACCACGATTACGGCTCCCGTAAGTGGATATATCGGAAGAATTCCTTACAAAAAAGGAAGCCTGATCTCAAGAACAGACCCGAATCCATTGACTTTATTATCAGACATCAGTGAGATTTATGCTTACTTTTCTTTAAGTGAGCTTGACTTCATTGCTTTTCAGAATAAATACCCGGGAGGAACATTAGAAGAGAAACTAAAGAATATGCCTATGGTGGAATTGGTAATTGCTGATAACAGTACCTATCCCGAAAAAGGAAGACTAAGCATTGTAGACGGACAATTTGATAAAACAACCGGAGCCATCAGCGTTCGTGCCGTTTTTCCTAACGCCAGCGGAACTTTGAGAACAGGAAATACCGGAAGAGTACGTATGCCGCAACTTCTCTCCAATGCAGTCGTTATCCCTCAGGAATCTACTTTCGAAATTCAGGACAAAACCTACGTATATGTATTGGGCAAAGATCAGAAAGTAACCGGAAAGCCTATCAAAATATCCGGAAAAACAGACAGCTATTACTTTATTTCTGAAGGCCTTTCTCCAGGTGAGAAAATCGTTTACACCGGCATTGGAAACTTAAAGGACGGAGCATCTATCAGACCGAAAAATATTTCTTCCGACAGCTTGCTAAGAGCAAAACCTTTATAGTCAGTTTCAGATACAGAAGACTTAAAAAAATAAACTTCTTATGTTAAAACAATTTATAGAAAGACCGGTACTTTCAACGGTCATCTCCATCATACTCTTATTATTGGGAGCTTTATCTCTCTTTAATTTACCCATTGCCCTCTTTCCGGATATCGCTCCACCGAGCGTTCAGGTAACGGCATTTTATCCGGGAGCGAATGCTGAGGTTGTAGCGCGTTCTGTCGCTACTCCAATTGAAGAAGCGGTAAACGGAGTTGAGAATATGACCTATATGACGTCAAACTCAAGTAATGACGGTACCATGACCCTGAGCGTTTTTTTCAAACAGGGATCTGATCCTGATAATGCTGCCGTAAACGTACAAAACCGTGTATCGAAAGCGATGAGTCAGCTTCCACAGGAAGTGGTACAAGCAGGGATCTCAACACAAAAGGTTCAGAACAGTATGATCATGTTTATGGGTCTTACCAGTGAAGATGCCAAACAATACGATGAGCTTTTCCTTCAAAATTACCTGAAGATCAATGTCATCCCTCAGATACAGCGTATTCCGGGGGTAGCTCAGGCGCAGGTATTCGGAACAAGAGATTATTCGATGAGAATCTGGTTGAAACCTGATCGTCTGGCAGCTAATAACCTTTCTCCGCAAGAAGTTCTCGGAGCCATCAAAGATCATAATCTTGAAGCAGCTCCCGGCCGACTTGGACAGGGAAGTAAGGAAACGTATGAGTATATCCTTAAATATAAAGGAAAACTGAATAAGAATGAAGATTACGAAAGCATTGCCATCAAAGCCAATAGCGACGGTTCTTTCTTACGTTTAAAAGATGTGGCAAGAGTGGAATTCGGTTCTTATACTTATACAGCCACCAACAGGGTTGACGGTAAGCCTGTGGCAGGATTTGCCATTCTTCAGACTGCGGGTTCCAACGCAAATGAGATCCTTACCGAAATCGAAAAGCAGGTGAAAGTAATGGAAACCACTTTACCAAAAGGGGTGAAACCTATCATCATGTATAATTCCAAGGACTTTTTGGATGCTTCCATTCATCAGGTGGTAGAAACGCTTGTAATTGCATTCATCCTTGTATTTATTGTCGTTTATATTTTCCTTCAGGATTTCAGATCTACGTTAATCCCTGCGATTGCGGTTCCCGTTGCCATCATTGGTACTTTCTTCTTCCTTCAGTTGTTTGGGTTCAGTATCAATATGCTTACCTTGTTTGCGCTGGTTCTGGCCATCGGTATTGTGGTGGATGATGCGATTGTGGTGGTGGAAGCTGTCCATTCCAAAATGGAGCAGACAGGAATGCCTGTAGAACAGGCAACAATGAATTCCATGAGTGAAATTTCAGGAGCAATTATCTCTATTACCCTCGTGATGTGTGCGGTGTTTATTCCGGTAGGTTTCATGCAGGGACCGGCAGGAGTTTTTTACAGACAGTTTGCCTTTACACTAGCGATTGCTATTCTTATTTCTGCAGTCAATGCATTAACGTTAAGTCCGGCATTGTGCGCTATGTTCTTAAATGACCCTCAGGGAGAACACGGTGAACATGGCCATAAAACAGGTTTTGGAGCGAGATTCTTCAATGCTTTCAATGCGAGCTTCAACAGCATGACCAGAAAGTATATTTACAGCCTTAAATTTTTAATCAAAAATAAATGGGTTGCCATTGGAGGTTTGGTTCTTATTACTGCAGTAAGTGTATTTTTGATTAAAAAAGCTCCGTCAGGATTTATCCCTACAGAGGACCAGGGATTTGTCTTGTATGCTGTAAACACTCCTCCGGGAAGCTCACTGGAAAGAACCCACAGAGCCACTGAACAGATTGACAAAATCATCAATGCTGAAAAAGCGACCAACCACCTTTGGGTAGCCGATGGGATGAACTTTATCAGTAATGCCAATGCTTCTCCCTATTCTGCCGGTTTTATAAAGTTAAAAGACTATGACAAACGTGGAGAGATGAATGATCCGGACCAGATCGCAGCAATGCTGACAGGAAAGGTAAGCCAGGTGAAAGATGCCAACGCATTTTTCTTTAACTTCCCTACTGTACAAGGTTTTGGTAACGTTTCCGGTTTTGAATTTATGCTTCAGGATAAAACAAACAGTTCTTTTGAACAATTGGGGACAACCACTCAGAAATTTATCGGTGAATTGATGAAACGTCCTGAAATTGCGTTTGCCTTTACCACTTATGCAGCAGGAAACCCTCAGTACACGATTGATGTAGATACTGATAAAGCAAATCAACTGGGAGTTTCTGTGACAGAATTGATGCAGACCATGCAGATTTATTTCGGAAGTAGTTTCGTATCAGATTTCAACAGATTCGGAAAATACTACCGTGTGATGGCTCAGGCCGATATTCCGTACCGTACAGATGCCAACTCTCTGGAAGGGATTTATGTAAAAAATAAAATGGGCGAAATGGTGCCGGCAAAAACATTAGTTACTTTAAAGAGAACTTTCGGTCCTGAAACTGTAACCAGAAACAACCTGTTCAATGCAGTAACCATTAACGGAACTCCCAAACCAGGATACAGTACCGGCGATGCCATTAAAGCCGTGGAAGAAGTAGCACAACAATCACTACCAAGAGGCTACGGCTACGAGTGGACAGGGATTACCCGTGAAGAGATTAAAACAGGAGGACAGACTGTATTTATTTTCCTTTTAAGTATTCTGTTTGTTTACTTCCTGCTGGCTGCACAATATGAAAGTTATATTCTTCCGTTTGCTATTATTCTTACTATTCCGACAGGAGTATTCGGAGTATTTGCTTTCACCGGAATGGCCGGAATTGATAATAATATTTATGTACAGGTAGGATTAATCATGCTTGTAGGATTACTGGCCAAAAATGCCATCCTGATTGTAGAGTTTGCCGTACAGAGAAGAAAAGCAGGAAAATCATTAATAGAATCGGCCCTTCAGGCTTCAAGATTACGTTTAAGACCGATCCTGATGACATCTTTCGCATTTATTGTCGGAATGCTTCCGTTGGTATGGACGCAGGGAGCTTCTGCAAAAGGTAACCATTCCATCGGATACAGTACCGTAGGAGGAATGCTTACAGGAGTAATCTTCGGAATATTTATTATCCCGGTAATGTATGTGGTTTTCCAATATCTGCACGAAAAAATGCCAAGCAGAAAAAAGAAAAGACTGCAGAAACAACAACTGGAAGCAGAGCTTTTATCAAGCCCTCAATAATATAAATCACTTGAAAACTCTTGAGGAATATGACATCTGCAAAAGTCACAAAGGTTTTATAACACCACTTAAGTGATCTTGAAAATAAAAATATTCCTCAGGGTTTTGTACTTCATTAAAGTTTATTAAATAAAAACTATGAAAAGATTAAAAAATATAATTCTCACATTCGCAATAGCATTAGGCTCAGTTTCGTGTGTGTCAAAACTGGCATTCGCAGAACCGGACCTTCCGCTTCCTGAAAAATTCCGGTTGACAGCTACAGCTGATACCGCAAGCGTTGCCAATCTGGAATGGAAAGAGTTTTTCAATGATCCTATTTTGCAGGGATTGATTGAAAAAGGAATTAAAAATAATTATGACTTACAAATTGCTTTAAAACAAGTTGCAGCTTCACAGGAAAAACTGAAGCAAGCCAAATACATGCAATATCCCGATGTTGGATTTGGAGTAAGCGGACAGATTTCAAAACCCTCTAAAAACAGCATGAACGGACAAAGTTTAAATCTGTTTTTAGGGCAAAA encodes the following:
- a CDS encoding thioredoxin family protein: MNTPSNMLALGTKAPFFELPNPSETNEIQSLEELKGEKGTLVIFMCNHCPFVLHVIDKINELYEDYNDKGIEFIAINANDIEKYPADSPEKMIEFQIERKFDFPYLFDESQAVAKAYDAACTPDFYFFDDKLDLVYRGQMDDSRPGNNKDVTGEDLIIAFENLLAGEPQEEIQRPSMGCNIKWK
- a CDS encoding efflux RND transporter periplasmic adaptor subunit; its protein translation is MKIPGKTSFIVLISSIILLQSCTKAAEGSNTAPPAPELPVYTVISSPATTYQEFPTALEGKNNVEIRSQVDGYLDRIYVEEGAYVRAGQPLFKIDSRSYGEQMNMAQANLQAANANIEKARVEVDRLQPLVAAKVVSDVQLKTAKANYAAAVAAASQAKASVGSARINVGFTTITAPVSGYIGRIPYKKGSLISRTDPNPLTLLSDISEIYAYFSLSELDFIAFQNKYPGGTLEEKLKNMPMVELVIADNSTYPEKGRLSIVDGQFDKTTGAISVRAVFPNASGTLRTGNTGRVRMPQLLSNAVVIPQESTFEIQDKTYVYVLGKDQKVTGKPIKISGKTDSYYFISEGLSPGEKIVYTGIGNLKDGASIRPKNISSDSLLRAKPL
- a CDS encoding MFS transporter translates to MKNFNIKAVLFLNYFVFAILLNSVGTVILQVQQNFGISKSSASVLEGFKDLPIAICSFILASFLPKIGIKNSMLIALFLVSCMCFVMPFANAFWFFKILFAIVGVSFALIKISVFTSIGLVTNTDKEHSSFMGFLEGFFMIGVLAGNVLFSLYIDDHNPQSTRWLNVYWVLGILSALSFLFLFFSKLNEREAKSEKTDLLGDLRNSASLFSYKKVLCFLLCAFLFVLVEQSFQTWTPTFYKEILKVPTSMSIQAGAVLAGAFALGRFLSGFFSKKFSWIYVVSFCVIGFGVSLLLVLPLTHDIHIDTNTSWLNAPLVVYLFPLMGGLLAPIYPSINSVILASIPKYLHSAMSGLIVVFSAIGGTIGSIITGFVFQEFSGQQAFYLSLIPLSLLITSAIFMNKLKINPNK
- a CDS encoding efflux RND transporter permease subunit, giving the protein MLKQFIERPVLSTVISIILLLLGALSLFNLPIALFPDIAPPSVQVTAFYPGANAEVVARSVATPIEEAVNGVENMTYMTSNSSNDGTMTLSVFFKQGSDPDNAAVNVQNRVSKAMSQLPQEVVQAGISTQKVQNSMIMFMGLTSEDAKQYDELFLQNYLKINVIPQIQRIPGVAQAQVFGTRDYSMRIWLKPDRLAANNLSPQEVLGAIKDHNLEAAPGRLGQGSKETYEYILKYKGKLNKNEDYESIAIKANSDGSFLRLKDVARVEFGSYTYTATNRVDGKPVAGFAILQTAGSNANEILTEIEKQVKVMETTLPKGVKPIIMYNSKDFLDASIHQVVETLVIAFILVFIVVYIFLQDFRSTLIPAIAVPVAIIGTFFFLQLFGFSINMLTLFALVLAIGIVVDDAIVVVEAVHSKMEQTGMPVEQATMNSMSEISGAIISITLVMCAVFIPVGFMQGPAGVFYRQFAFTLAIAILISAVNALTLSPALCAMFLNDPQGEHGEHGHKTGFGARFFNAFNASFNSMTRKYIYSLKFLIKNKWVAIGGLVLITAVSVFLIKKAPSGFIPTEDQGFVLYAVNTPPGSSLERTHRATEQIDKIINAEKATNHLWVADGMNFISNANASPYSAGFIKLKDYDKRGEMNDPDQIAAMLTGKVSQVKDANAFFFNFPTVQGFGNVSGFEFMLQDKTNSSFEQLGTTTQKFIGELMKRPEIAFAFTTYAAGNPQYTIDVDTDKANQLGVSVTELMQTMQIYFGSSFVSDFNRFGKYYRVMAQADIPYRTDANSLEGIYVKNKMGEMVPAKTLVTLKRTFGPETVTRNNLFNAVTINGTPKPGYSTGDAIKAVEEVAQQSLPRGYGYEWTGITREEIKTGGQTVFIFLLSILFVYFLLAAQYESYILPFAIILTIPTGVFGVFAFTGMAGIDNNIYVQVGLIMLVGLLAKNAILIVEFAVQRRKAGKSLIESALQASRLRLRPILMTSFAFIVGMLPLVWTQGASAKGNHSIGYSTVGGMLTGVIFGIFIIPVMYVVFQYLHEKMPSRKKKRLQKQQLEAELLSSPQ
- a CDS encoding trehalase; this encodes MNNQLYLKEIQTLFDDVQRAKIFEDQKMMTDAVPLFPIAEINAKYAQEKSNAGFDLKAFVMAHFDFLGARVSIQREDHLPIKEHIEKLWDELTRTAYEEKGTLLKLPKPYIVPGGRFNEFFYWDSYFIMLGLQVSGRVEMMENIVENCSYLIQHVGFVPNASRTHFLSRSQPPYFSLMLDLLFETTKEENIYIQYHATLEKEYAFWMNGEEGMEAGSEVKRVVRTTDGDILNRYYDEENAPRPESYLIDIEDQESASGEEFYRNIRSACESGWDFSSRWFADGEHIQTIETLNLAQVDLNCLLWHLEMTLAKSSLLQGLSEKGDYFTERAARRRQMINKYFWDEKTKIYKDYQIKKNTKTPSEHIAALYPLFLGLADQEQAKAVADALVEKFLYQGGLVTTTKNSGQQWDLPNAWAPYQWLGYKAMRDYGFNDVAEKIKNNWCSNVERVYKNTGKLMEKYNALDTETIAGGGEYPNQDGFGWTNGVYLKLQQN
- a CDS encoding helix-turn-helix transcriptional regulator; its protein translation is MKVTFERVIPNEKSSFCTIHNNSPISEFKWEYHYHPEIELVCVISGNGTRHVGYHKSNYTNGDLVLIGSNIPHSGFGLNSIDPHEEIVLQFKEEILQFPQQETEARSIKNLLELSKYGIHFHQKVKKALLPKLRLMLESGGYKRYLLLLEILFELSTCEDYDLLNKEIMPYTIISRNKTRLENIFTYVEHHYDKEINIEEVAKLANLTLPAFCNFFKKATQITFTEFVNRYRINKACLLMAQDRSISECSYQCGFNNVTYFNRMFKKYTGKTPSEFIKNYSHNNVNVDLKVEKEAKANVSF